From one Variovorax sp. PBL-H6 genomic stretch:
- a CDS encoding helix-turn-helix domain-containing protein, with protein sequence MTDKKKPEDRVNGAQAQNENRMQREFHPRSSHSQAQRQRILEALRRRPQTTEDLRRIGIFQAPARVKELRDRFGYVIETVRVTVIDRESYPHPRAALYVLRSEPQGAGQ encoded by the coding sequence ATGACCGACAAAAAGAAACCCGAGGACCGCGTCAACGGTGCTCAGGCTCAAAACGAAAACAGAATGCAGCGCGAGTTTCACCCGAGGTCCTCGCATAGTCAAGCACAGCGGCAACGCATCCTCGAGGCGCTGCGCCGCCGGCCTCAGACCACAGAAGACCTGCGGCGGATCGGCATCTTCCAGGCGCCAGCGCGGGTGAAGGAGCTGCGCGACCGCTTCGGCTATGTGATCGAAACGGTGCGGGTGACGGTCATCGATCGCGAGAGCTACCCCCATCCGCGAGCCGCCCTGTATGTGCTGCGGAGTGAGCCGCAAGGGGCGGGGCAATGA
- a CDS encoding helix-turn-helix transcriptional regulator, whose translation MQTVSRSLRVAKAREFLGVSNTTIWRWVRENPDFPRPIKLSPKVTVFQLNELVAWRDAQKAAS comes from the coding sequence TTGCAAACCGTCTCACGCTCCCTGCGAGTCGCCAAAGCTCGCGAGTTCCTTGGAGTTAGCAACACGACCATTTGGCGATGGGTCCGCGAAAACCCGGACTTTCCCCGCCCGATCAAGCTGAGCCCCAAAGTCACGGTTTTCCAGCTCAACGAGCTAGTTGCCTGGCGCGACGCTCAGAAGGCGGCATCGTGA
- a CDS encoding tyrosine-type recombinase/integrase, producing MPKKAVELGALQVSRLAKQPGRHAVGGVAGLHLLVKSNGNAAWLLRSLVGGKRKDIGLGGFPDVTLAGAKEAARRSRELIVQGVDPVEQRRQARALLMAENAKAKTFADCAKMFIEAKGDEWHNPKHRQQWENTLKTYAEPVLGELMVRDIALAHVLEVLEPIWKTKTETATRVRGRIEAVLDWAAVRGYREGDNPARWKGHLEQLLPKPSKVSKVDHHPAVPVDEASAFLEALRTMEGMGARALEFLILTAARSGEVRGATWDEIDTGARLWTVPAERMKAKRVHRVPLSKQAIRLLETLPKVEGEEGVPLLFPGAKGKPLSLMSISAVMRRMGLEAVPHGFRSTFRDWAAERTNFPRELAEMALAHTIESKVEAAYRRGDLLAKRFQLMQAWADFCDTPVKNGNVVPHARTG from the coding sequence ATGCCCAAGAAGGCGGTCGAACTCGGAGCGCTGCAGGTCAGCCGGCTGGCAAAGCAGCCCGGCCGGCACGCAGTCGGAGGCGTCGCCGGCCTGCATCTGCTGGTGAAGTCCAACGGCAACGCCGCGTGGCTGCTTCGTTCGCTCGTTGGCGGCAAGCGCAAGGACATCGGCCTGGGCGGCTTTCCCGATGTGACGCTGGCGGGCGCCAAGGAGGCCGCGCGCCGGTCTCGTGAGCTGATCGTGCAGGGCGTCGACCCAGTAGAGCAGCGACGGCAGGCGAGGGCGCTCTTGATGGCCGAGAACGCCAAGGCGAAAACCTTCGCAGACTGCGCCAAGATGTTCATTGAGGCTAAGGGCGACGAGTGGCACAACCCGAAGCATCGGCAGCAATGGGAGAACACTCTCAAGACCTACGCTGAGCCGGTGCTCGGCGAGTTAATGGTGCGAGACATCGCCCTCGCTCATGTCCTTGAGGTGCTCGAGCCGATTTGGAAGACCAAGACCGAAACCGCCACGCGCGTCCGCGGTCGCATTGAGGCGGTGCTCGACTGGGCCGCGGTGCGCGGCTACCGGGAGGGCGACAACCCGGCTAGGTGGAAGGGCCACCTTGAGCAGCTGCTGCCGAAGCCTTCCAAGGTGTCGAAGGTCGACCACCATCCCGCCGTCCCTGTCGACGAAGCCTCGGCGTTCCTGGAGGCGCTTCGAACGATGGAAGGCATGGGAGCGCGGGCGCTTGAGTTCCTGATCTTGACGGCTGCACGCTCCGGGGAAGTCCGTGGCGCTACGTGGGACGAGATCGACACGGGCGCCAGATTGTGGACCGTACCCGCTGAGCGCATGAAGGCAAAGAGGGTGCACCGCGTGCCTCTTTCAAAACAGGCCATCCGCCTCTTGGAGACGCTACCCAAGGTTGAGGGGGAAGAGGGCGTTCCTCTTCTGTTCCCTGGCGCCAAGGGCAAGCCGCTGAGCCTCATGAGCATCAGTGCCGTCATGCGCCGCATGGGCCTTGAGGCAGTTCCCCACGGCTTCCGGTCGACCTTTCGCGACTGGGCGGCCGAGCGTACCAACTTCCCGCGCGAGCTCGCCGAGATGGCGCTGGCGCACACGATCGAGAGCAAGGTCGAAGCTGCCTATCGGCGCGGAGACCTGCTGGCAAAACGCTTCCAGCTCATGCAGGCTTGGGCCGACTTCTGCGATACCCCGGTGAAGAATGGAAACGTCGTGCCGCACGCGCGGACCGGTTGA
- a CDS encoding response regulator: MPLSTFLVEDNKTIRDNLIPALEDLVGAQVVGYADSENDAAIWLASHAGEWQLVVVDVFLKQGSGLGVLRTCRKRSAIQRAVVLSNYVNADIRARCAALGADAVFDKSRELEAFFDYCNDASRSAM; encoded by the coding sequence ATGCCGCTCTCCACCTTCCTTGTCGAAGACAACAAGACGATCCGCGACAACCTGATCCCTGCCCTCGAGGACCTGGTCGGCGCCCAGGTCGTCGGCTATGCCGACAGCGAAAACGATGCGGCCATCTGGCTCGCCTCGCATGCCGGCGAGTGGCAGCTGGTCGTGGTCGACGTCTTCCTGAAGCAGGGCTCCGGCCTCGGTGTGCTGAGAACCTGCAGGAAGCGCAGCGCAATCCAGCGGGCGGTGGTCCTGAGCAACTACGTCAATGCCGACATACGGGCACGCTGCGCCGCCTTGGGGGCCGATGCCGTGTTCGACAAGTCGAGGGAGCTCGAGGCCTTCTTCGACTACTGCAACGACGCCAGCCGCAGCGCCATGTAA